The genomic window CACCAGGCCATATTCCTGCCTTCTTGACCAAAGTCATCATGCCTCGTGGTCACAAAAGTAAGCTCCGTGCCCGTGAGAAACGCTGTCAGGTCCGGGATGAGCCTGACAGCCTGCAAGGTGCTAAAGCCACTGCAGTAGAGGAAAAGGGGTCGCTCACTCCATCCTCTCCTGTTTCTGGGGGTCCTCCATCTAGCTCTCCTGCATTAAGCCCTACCAAGGGCACTACCAAGGAGCTTCAGGAAGAgcaacccaccaccagtgctgctGCATGTGCTTCATGCAAAGAAGATGATGAAGGTGCCAAGAGCCAAAATGAGAGTCAAGCCAGCACATTCAAGGCTTTGACCACAAATGTGAAGAATGATGCCAATGTTATAGTCAGAAGGGCAGGAATGTTGGTGGATCTTATGCTGTACAAGTATAAAATGCAGCAACCCATCACCAAGGCTGATATGCTGAAGATTGTCAGCAAAAGATTTCGAGACCAGTTCTCAGAGATCTTCAAGTTGGCCACTGATCGCCTAGAGCTTATCTTtggcatttttttaaagaaaatcaaaccCACTGGGCACTCCTATACCTTTGTCC from Suncus etruscus isolate mSunEtr1 chromosome X, mSunEtr1.pri.cur, whole genome shotgun sequence includes these protein-coding regions:
- the LOC125998805 gene encoding melanoma-associated antigen B1-like codes for the protein MPRGHKSKLRAREKRCQVRDEPDSLQGAKATAVEEKGSLTPSSPVSGGPPSSSPALSPTKGTTKELQEEQPTTSAAACASCKEDDEGAKSQNESQASTFKALTTNVKNDANVIVRRAGMLVDLMLYKYKMQQPITKADMLKIVSKRFRDQFSEIFKLATDRLELIFGIFLKKIKPTGHSYTFVHDKDLADDGSPHGDSGGPNKGLLMPLLGLIYSNGNHTSEEDIWYFLSNLGVYEGEKHFVYGDPREIIRQFIEEKYMEYRQIPGSDPPRYEYLWGPTAQCETFKAKVLEFIKKVNDITPDALPYRRVREYSDKP